The following proteins are co-located in the Macadamia integrifolia cultivar HAES 741 chromosome 3, SCU_Mint_v3, whole genome shotgun sequence genome:
- the LOC122074568 gene encoding protein DETOXIFICATION 48-like encodes MCNQKPSSSTSSFVSPKKTHFFNPNKTSDLLTDEEDNHHLHRWPTTSEAVEEIKAIGKISGPTVLTGLLLYSRAMISMLFLGYLGELELAGGSLSIGFANITGYSVISGLAMGMEPICGQAYGAKQWKLLGLTLQRTVLLLLTTSVPISFMWLNMKRILLWCGQDEAISSVAHLFIVFSIPDLFFLSLLHPLRIYLRTQSITLPLTYCSAISVLLHVPLNFLLVVHLKMGVAGVAIAMVWTNLNLFLLLAAFVFFSGVYRDSWVRPSMDCLRGWSTLLSLAVPTCVSVCLEWWWYELMIMLCGLLINPKATIASMGILIQTTSLVYVFPSALSLGVSTRVGNELGANRPGKARIAMIVSLVCAVGLGLAAMLFTTLMRYRWGRFFTNDTEILELTAMALPIAGLCELGNCPQTTGCGVLRGSARPTTGANINLGSFYLVGMPVAIFMGFGAKMGFPGLWIGLLAAQATCALLMLYVLATTDWVVQVERARQLTQTSLTSSSSSSSSSSSSNCSSISVSSSNKEVKKVVNLEEILCINDGLMRSASVKSPETGTDQTDRDTDTDTETETETDPLISPTKVKVIVN; translated from the exons ATGTGTAACCAAAAGCCATCATCATCTACCTCCTCATTTGTCTCTCCTAAGAAAACCCATTTCTTTAATCCCAACAAAACCTCAGATCTCCTTACAGATGAAGAAGACAACCACCACCTCCATAGATGGCCAACTACTTCTGAG GCAGTGGAGGAAATCAAGGCCATAGGGAAGATATCAGGGCCAACAGTTCTCACGGGTCTCCTCTTATACTCAAGAGCCATGATCTCCATGCTCTTCTTGGGTTACCTCGGAGAGCTGGAACTAGCAGGTGGGTCACTCTCCATCGGCTTCGCGAACATCACCGGCTACTCTGTCATCTCCGGCCTTGCCATGGGAATGGAACCCATTTGCGGCCAAGCATATGGTGCCAAACAATGGAAGCTCTTAGGCTTAACCCTTCAGAGAACAGTGCTTCTCCTTTTAACCACCTCAGTCCCCATATCCTTTATGTGGCTTAACATGAAGCGCATCCTCTTGTGGTGTGGCCAAGATGAAGCTATCTCATCTGTTGCTCATCTCTTCATCGTCTTCTCCATCCCtgacctcttcttcctctctctcctccaccctcTTCGAATCTATCTCAGGACTCAGAGTATTACGTTGCCCCTCACTTACTGCTCAGCCATCTCAGTTCTTCTTCACGTGCCTTTGAATTTCTTACTTGTAGTACATCTCAAGATGGGTGTAGCAGGTGTGGCTATAGCCATGGTTTGGACTAATCTCaacctcttcctcctcttagCTGCCTTTGTCTTCTTCTCCGGCGTGTATAGGGACTCTTGGGTGCGGCCTAGTATGGACTGTCTGCGAGGCTGGTCGACGCTGCTAAGCCTCGCCGTCCCCACGTGTGTCTCGGTGTGCCTAGAGTGGTGGTGGTACGAGCTCATGATaatgttgtgtggactgctaaTCAATCCTAAAGCCACCATTGCTTCTATGGGGATTCTCATCCAAACCACCTCATTGGTTTATGTCTTCCCTTCAGCTCTCAGCTTAGGTGTATCCACAAGGGTAGGTAATGAGCTTGGTGCTAACCGGCCGGGTAAGGCTCGCATCGCCATGATCGTGTCGCTAGTGTGCGCGGTGGGGCTAGGCCTTGCGGCCATGTTGTTCACCACTTTGATGAGGTACAGGTGGGGAAGGTTCTTTACTAATGACACTGAGATTCTTGAGCTTACAGCAATGGCTTTGCCCATAGCAGGGCTGTGTGAGTTGGGGAATTGCCCACAGACGACTGGGTGTGGGGTGTTGAGAGGGAGCGCAAGACCCACCACTGGAGCTAATATCAACTTGGGATCTTTCTATTTGGTTGGTATGCCTGTGGCTATCTTCATGGGTTTTGGAGCCAAAATGGGATTTCCTGGGCTTTGGATCGGGTTGCTTGCTGCTCAAGCTACATGTGCTCTCCTCATGTTGTATGTGCTAGCCACCACTGATTGGGTGGTGCAAGTAGAGAGAGCAAGGCAACTCACACAGACTTCAttgacatcatcatcatcatcatcatcttcttcttcttcttctaactgCTCTTCCATTTCAGTTTCATCATCAAACAAGGAAGTTAAGAAGGTGGTTAATTTGGAGGAGATTTTGTGTATTAATGATGGGTTAATGAGGTCAGCTTCAGTGAAGAGTCCGGAGACTGGAACAGATCAGACAGACAGAGACACAGACACAGAcacagagacagagacagagacagacCCTCtcatttctcctactaaagtgAAAGTCATTGTGAATTAG